In Procambarus clarkii isolate CNS0578487 chromosome 36, FALCON_Pclarkii_2.0, whole genome shotgun sequence, one DNA window encodes the following:
- the LOC138371634 gene encoding solute carrier family 15 member 1-like, whose product MVEEVEVGEAAVYQDGVYDIVITTTDVFLFPMTAPANVHMLWLLPQYVLITIGEVLFLVSGMDFAYSQAPMAMKSSLQAANLFTITVGLWLFAGLTSLSSATGAFKHRASHEAIFYACLMSINTIIFFKLIKRHNNNLPVDPGKESKMTSEACERDQQQLASYDNPAFVMERSV is encoded by the coding sequence ATGGTGGAAGAGGTGGAAGTTGGGGAGGCTGCAGTGTACCAGGACGGTGTGTACGacatcgtcatcaccaccactgacgtCTTCCTCTTCCCCATGACGGCCCCTGCAAACGTCCACATGTTGTGGCTCCTTCCCCAGTACGTCCTCATCACCATCGGCGAGGTCCTCTTCTTAGTCTCTGGCATGGACTTTGCCTACTCGCAGGCCCCGATGGCCATGAAGTCTTCACTGCAGGCAGCCAATCTCTTCACAATTACTGTCGGCTTGTGGCTCTTTGCAGGACTAACGAGCCTGAGCTCTGCCACGGGGGCCTTCAAGCACCGAGCCTCGCACGAAGCCATCTTCTATGCCTGTCTCATGTCCATCAACACCATAATTTTCTTCAAGTTGATTAAGAGACACAACAATAACTTGCCAGTAGACCCCGGAAAGGAGTCGAAGATGACAAGTGAAGCCTGTGAGCGAGACCAACAACAATTAGCTTCTTACGACAATCCCGCTTTTGTCATGGAACGGTCTGTATAG